aatggaataaatagaatggaatggagaaacaaaacCGCTGTTTTTGTGGTAAAAATCAAACAACTGAGCTGccgtttttgtttagttttttaccgtaaaatcttgttgtttcaacgttttttattttgttagttttttaatgtttcagttgaaaaaaacagtaccaaagttgattttactgtaaaaaaaaaaaaaactcaagtcGGCGGTATTTAACCGtgaaatctattgtcaattttacagtctacgatgtgattaatgatttttttttttaaatcataagtcaagcagatatgtaagtacagtatttatctttattttaacaaaaaatatttttggaatacatgacaATACAATATGTAAATTTgaatttttaatatttaattttaaaagatatgcaattacatgcagtacatgattttttttatgtcaaaagggaaataagaatatttagtaagaaaagatgaagcattttattaacgcattTTATCTCtgggctttcgcgggccacattaTATGAAaaggcgggccagatttggcccccgggggCCTGTAGTTGGACACCTGTGCTCAAGTCAGGCTCAATCACTGCACATTCGTCACCATTCGGGGCATGTTGAGTGCaactaaataataaaatgtcaATTTTATGACAGGGCGCTACATACAACATTTTATATAACTTATTCCTAGCagcttcctgctccgtcactgatagCAGCTCAGCTCACACAGCATGAGGTCGTGTTTGGTAGGGCAGAGTTgctgagttcaaatcccgaccataattaatttattttgtgatatatgaacaaaaaaaattatttaaaaaaaatatatatatatatttagtacaaaacatgcatccaaTTCAATttaagtttgattaaaaaaaagtataacaaTTTATTCACATACAAAAgtaagtgtgaaaaaaaatacttaatgctGGGAATAATGAGGGGGGGCTCCAAATATAATTCTACTTTGGCCCCAGTTAAGTTTGGGGCCCAAACCTAAGTAAAATGTGACCCATAAGTGAAAGTGTAAGTGATAGTGAAAGAATGGGGCGTTTTCATTTACAGATAAGAATCTGCACTAAAAGTATGGATCCCACTAGGCTGGTATAGGTCTGAAAATACAGGAAATACAGGCAGTCTTCAAAAAAAAAggtcataaaaataaataaagtgaagtgaattacatttatatagcgcttttctcaagtgactctaagcgctttacatagcgaaacccaatgtctaagttagatttaaaccagtgtgggtggcactgggagcaggtgggtaaagtgtcttgcccaaggacacaacggcagtgaccaggatggcggaagcgggaatcgaacctgcaaccctcaagttgctgacacggccgctctaccaaccgagctgtgccgcccctttatacactttatttatttatttaaaaataaataaataaagtgttacacggcaaaaagtgcacttaaagaAAAAGCAACACCCGTGTCCTTCTAATCATTTTTAATACAAACTGCACAGGCGATACAAAAAGCAATTTTCAACAGGAAGTGATGCCCTTAAATAGTCTCAGATGTCATCAATCAattgacataaaaaaaataaaacaagaacaattttaaaaatgAAAGTGCTGAAATAATAGAGAAGATGGAAAATTGTACAAAATGAATCAAAGACTCGGTACAGCATCATAGGAAATTAAATaaagcaatttaaaaaaaagtgtggacAACCATTATGAtaaattaaaatacatgttttttatcgCTTTATTTAATTTTATACGATACTGTATTGTTATACACTGTATTTACCTATTTTTGTTAACTCCGTATTTGCTTTATTTCATGGGTgtccaaactctggcccgcggaccaaatttggcccgccatgtaatttcatttggcccttcaggtaatatcaaattaagatacagcgccgatgcctctgtaacactgcattcaccgctgatacttatacttgccaaccctcacgattttcccgggagactcccaaagttcagtgcccctcccgaaaatctcccggggcaaccattcttccgaatttctcccgatttccacccggacaacaatatcgggggcgtgccttgaaggcattgcctttagcgtcttctacagcctgtcgtcacgtccgctttttcgtgccggtccagtcacataatatatgctgctttaacacaaacaagtgaatgcaatgcatacttgatcaacagccataagggtcacactgagggtggccgcataaacaactttaacacttttacaaatacgcgccacactgtgaagccacaccaaacaagaatgacaaacacatttcgggagaacatcagcgccgtagcacaacataaactcaacggaagaaatacccagaactccttgcagcactaactcttccgggacgatacaatatacacccccactaccaccaaactccgctcccctaatttttatttgcatttgttcagttttaaattttggctcactctgtatttgagtttgacacccctgcttttttTTCTACAATGTTCCATGTTGTCTACTATTTGTGCACTTTCATTTTTgaagttgtttatgtttttttttttgtagatcaCAGCCTTCACTTCCTGTTGAAAATTGCACACTGTGTGCTCAGTTTGTATTCAAATTATTAGAGGGATACGAGTCCTTGTTTTTCCTTCTAGTATCAGTCTGATACCAAAACGCACCTTGATATCAATACTAACTATACTAAATAATACATGTATTTCATTTATGCAGGTATGTTTTAGCACAGCCACTAGGGGGCGCCACAAATGTACACTTGTGTGAAAAACTAAACCCGGCCAACACAGAACCAGTTTTACAAAATGACAAAGTTAGCTCCAAGCGGGAACTTCTTTAAATacccaacaaaaaaaataatgaattattaaCTAAATATTAATTCccattccgcccgattgcagctgggataggctgcagccacccccgcgacctcaagagggacaagcagtagggaatggatggataattgttcCTATTGTTGACTGTCTGGATGTTTTGTCCATCCAAGGTGTCATCTGCTCTACATCGCCCCCTGCTGCCATGGACAACGTTCCCAGGAGGTGGGCGCTGAAGCCTTTGTCCCCCCTGCTGCATCCGTCCGACCCACGGAACCTGGCGGCTCCAAGCAATGGGGAAGATCATTTAATGGCCACCGACAGTCTGATTGACTCCCCCCTGCAGGAGGATGAGTTCAGGGAGATGGTGGTCCAGGCCTGCCTGGTCCACTCGTCGCAGGATGGCGACGACAGCAGCGATTTGTACTCCGGCAGTCCCGGCAGCAGCTCAGGCTCCCACAGCGGATTCTACTCCTTCGTGGAAGACCCGACCAGCCCGGAAGCGGAGCTGAACGAGGCGTGGATGGTCTCGCCTCAGCGGCAGGTGCATCTCACCACCCTGAAGGAGGACAAGGCCTTCAAAGTGCAGACGTACAACAGCGGCAGGAAACCGGAGAGTATGTTTTCAGAGTCCGAGTCTCAGTACACACTCCAGCCGGAAGACCCCTGTAGAGCATTTGGGGAGGAAGAAGAGAAGCAACTGAGGAAGGACATAATTCGGACGCAAGCCCCAAAGAAGAAGTCGATGTCCAAGCTAAGCTTGCTGGAGGAGGAGGATTGTAGTACATCTACAAATAAGCCGACGCAAAGTTTCGGTGTGAGCTACAGTGCGGTCGGGCTAGAACCCTGCCGCCCTGTCGACCCCGAAACAATCATCAGGGAGCAGATAAACTTCGGTGCAGCGCGACAGCAGTTCCTGAAGCTTGAGCAGAATATGCAGAATCCCCCCGTCCTGCCTTCCAAGTCAAGTGTGTCCTGGAAGGTGGAGGGAGATGACGCAAAAAGGTCAGAACCATCCGGTAAAGGAAAAACCTCAGTGGACAGGAGAACAACTGAGAATGACCTCAATGATGAACACTTCTTTAAGGAGGACTCGCTGGTGGACGAGGTGTTTCCTGAAAGCATACAACAAGATAGAAGGAAAGTTAAGTTCCGCCTCGAGACCCCGATTGAGCAGGAGATCCGCTTAGTTCAGGAACGTGAGGAGAACCTCCGACACACGCGAGGCCTAAAGCATAGTGAGGGAGGCTCAGAGTTGGTGGAGATACGAGCCAAGCATCAATCACCGCAAACCTATGTCAAGGCCACAAAGAAGAAGCACGTGGGCTTCATTGTTCAGGAACACAACCCGAAGAAGAACCATAAGCAGCAAGGCCGAGATCCACCGAAGGTATTTTCAGACACTAAGGAGGATGTGCAGAACTTGCAGGACCCAGAAGTCTCTCTGTCCTCCTGTTGTCCTGATGAAACATTTTACACCTGTCCATCCTGGACCAGAATTCATTCTTGGAGGGACAACCAGGAGTCTACTGGCCTACATTGTGGGAAAAAAGGTGCCCAGAATTTTATTGAGAAGGAAATCCAAGAGGCTCTGCAACGAGAGCAGGAGCTTCGCCAGTTGAGAGAGTCTAAAAAGTCGAAAGAGTTCGGAGAGTACAGAGTCAATAGTGAGTCTGGTGAATACGGAGTGTTTGGAAAATCGAGAGAGCATGGACAGTCCAGAGTGTTCGGAGTATCCAAAGTGTCCGGAGAGTTTGGAGAATCCGAAGGGTTCCGAGATTCCGGAGTGTCCAGAGTGTTTGGAGAGTCGAGAGAGCATGGAGAGTCCGGAGTGTCCGGAGTACCCAGAGTGTCTGAAGAATCCGGAGAGTTCCAAGAGTCTGGGGTGTCTGGAGAGTCAAGAGAGCATGGACAATTCAGAGTCTCCGGTGTATCCAAAGTGTCCGGAGAGTCTGGAGTGTCCAGAGTGTTTGGAGAGTCGAGAGAGCATGGAGAGTCCAGAGTGTCTGGGGTACCCAGAGTCTCTGAAGAGTCAGCAGAGTTCCGAGAGTCTGGAGTGTCTGGAGAGTCGAGAAAGCATGGACAATTCAGAGTCTACGGAGTATCCAGAGTGTACAGAGAGTCTGGAGAGTTCCCAGAGTCTGGAGTGTCTGGAGAATCAAGAGGGAATGGAGAGTCCAGAGTGTCCGGAGTACCCAGAGTGTACGGAGAGTTTGGAGAGTCCGGAGAGTTACGAGAGTCTGGAGTGTCCAGAGTGTTTGGAAAGTCGAGCGAGAATGGAGAGTCCACAGTGTCCGGAGTGCCAGGAGAGTCTAGAGAGTCCAAAGAGTCAATAACACCCAGAGAGCCAGGAGGGTCCTGTCTCTTCTCTCCAGCCCCTCTGGTGGTGCAGGCCCCCACGATGACTTCCAACCAGATTTACCTGACAAAAAACTCAGGTGTGTTACTCTTGACAGTTGAAAAAAGTGTTTTTTCCTGATTTCTAATCAGTTGTCTTCAGCCCTTATTATCAACACAACCCGGAAGATAACACAAGCATATGACCCGCTGTCGGCGTCACGACGTTCAACCCACTTGTTGCTAAAACAATCAGCTCGCTGGAACAATGAAGTGAGTCGAGGAATCAGTAACCACAGAAGGACCAAAGTCCGCTGGGATGAGTTTAACGAGCTGCGCTAATCAATAACCGAGCGAAAGAATGTGTACAACGTTGATGACACGTTATGTCCTTCATGTTGAAACATGGTGATCTCATTTTTATATGGatgaaaaaaatgtaacaaaaggAAGTCAGGGGTCAACATTTCTCTCTGTCATTCCAGGGTCCTGTTCCTCCCTGTCCTCGTTGACCACCTCCCACGCCCCGCCCCCCTCCAAGGGCCTGACGGAGACGCTGCTGCGGGGCCTTGAGGAGCAACGATTGAGACTCCAGTTGGACGAGAGCTCGGTGGGTCAAAGTTCAAAATGTACTCTGGAGCTCCGCTCACTTCCTGCTTGTCTTTTAGTACGCCGGGATCCAGCCCGTCGATGACATCAACAACCAGGTGGGGGCGCTCTTCATTTCGCCACAATCGATCAGTTTAATGTCCTTCAAGTTTATGGATTTGTTATCCAAGATTTTTCCAACTTGGGAGGACATGTTGACACATTTTTGAACGTCAATAAATGCAAAGCTAAAACATATTAGCTTTGGGTCA
This genomic window from Nerophis ophidion isolate RoL-2023_Sa linkage group LG26, RoL_Noph_v1.0, whole genome shotgun sequence contains:
- the misp gene encoding uncharacterized protein misp; this encodes MYFIYAGVICSTSPPAAMDNVPRRWALKPLSPLLHPSDPRNLAAPSNGEDHLMATDSLIDSPLQEDEFREMVVQACLVHSSQDGDDSSDLYSGSPGSSSGSHSGFYSFVEDPTSPEAELNEAWMVSPQRQVHLTTLKEDKAFKVQTYNSGRKPESMFSESESQYTLQPEDPCRAFGEEEEKQLRKDIIRTQAPKKKSMSKLSLLEEEDCSTSTNKPTQSFGVSYSAVGLEPCRPVDPETIIREQINFGAARQQFLKLEQNMQNPPVLPSKSSVSWKVEGDDAKRSEPSGKGKTSVDRRTTENDLNDEHFFKEDSLVDEVFPESIQQDRRKVKFRLETPIEQEIRLVQEREENLRHTRGLKHSEGGSELVEIRAKHQSPQTYVKATKKKHVGFIVQEHNPKKNHKQQGRDPPKVFSDTKEDVQNLQDPEVSLSSCCPDETFYTCPSWTRIHSWRDNQESTGLHCGKKGAQNFIEKEIQEALQREQELRQLRESKKSKEFGEYRVNSESGEYGVFGKSREHGQSRVFGVSKVSGEFGESEGFRDSGVSRVFGESREHGESGVSGVPRVSEESGEFQESGVSGESREHGQFRVSGVSKVSGESGVSRVFGESREHGESRVSGVPRVSEESAEFRESGVSGESRKHGQFRVYGVSRVYRESGEFPESGVSGESRGNGESRVSGVPRVYGEFGESGELRESGVSRVFGKSSENGESTVSGVPGESRESKESITPREPGGSCLFSPAPLVVQAPTMTSNQIYLTKNSGSCSSLSSLTTSHAPPPSKGLTETLLRGLEEQRLRLQLDESSYAGIQPVDDINNQVVESTRVIRHKNQRALRWEAGVFANQLDQ